ATGAAGAATCGCACAGGGTTCCGGCGCACCAAAAGCATGCACGGCATGCCATGGCGGTGCAGACGTTCGGTACATTGACGCACCAGGAAAACGCTCCTTGCGCCAATCACCGATGCGGCACACCGCCGCCGGAGCGCAGAGCTACCCGGCTTTGCTGATTTCCCGCTGTTTCCTGCGGTCGACCGCGGAAAACAGCCTTATTTGAAGCGGACCAGACTCAAGACGATGAGCGCCAGCATCAGGACAAAAGAAACGCTCTTCCAGAAAATCACCGGGTTGCGCTCGATCAGCGGCGGGCGGGTCTTGTTGAGGAAATCGCGATTCGGGTGGTGCAGGTCGAAAATGAACTCGGATAGCTCTTCGTAACGCTCGAAGGGGTCGGGCTCGACGGCCTTGCGGATCGCATCATCAACCCAGGGCGGGATTTCCTTCTCATCGTTGAGCACCGATTGATAGACGAGCTTTCGCTGGGCCGCCTTGGTCCGCGACTTGGCAAGCTCGATGCCGTAGGGCAATTTTCCGGACAGCATCTGGCAGGCGATCACACCGAGCGAAAAAATGTCGGAGCGCGACGACCCGTTTTCCCCGAGAAAATACTCCGGCGCCGCATAGGTGGCCGAGCCGAGCAGGTTGATCTGCTCGATCGGGGTCGCGATCTCCATCACGCCGGCGACTCGCGTCGCACCGAAATCGATGATTTTCACCGTGCCGGTGCTGTCGATCATGATGTTGTCGGGGCGAATGTCCTGATGCACCATTTCCAGGCGATGAAACGCCTGCAGCCCTTTGGCCGCCTGTTCGAGAATCCCGCGCACGCTGGCCAGATCCGGCTTGGGGTTGTCGATCATCCATTGGGTCAGCGTCTGCCCCTCGATGAACTCGGTCACGACATAGATGTAATTGCGCTTGCGCGTCTGCTGGCAAGGCTTGAGGACATGGGCGCTGTTGATGCGGCGGGCGATCCACTCTTCCATCAGGAAGCGTTCAAGATAGGCCGGGTCGCCCTGTAGATCGATCGACGGTGTCTTGATGACGACTTTTTGCCCGCTTTCACCGTCGACCGCAAGATAGATGTGGCTCCGGCTGCTGCCCTTGATTTCGCGAATGATCTGGTAACCGTCGAATTGCGCACGCGGCTCAAGCAGTGGCGCAAAGGGGAGTTCGGCAATCTGCCGATAGATTTCGTTGGCCTCCGGGCTGGGCAAGGCCTCGATTCTGACAATCTGCACGGTCAGGTTGTCGCCACTGCCCTGCCGATAGGCTTCCTCGACAATGCACTTGGCGGCAGCGTCCAGGTCGGCCGCGCAGGCATCCAGCGTGGCAACGATGAAATCTGCCGTGACGAATTCATAAACGCCATCCGTCGCCAGCAGAAACAGATCGTTTTGCTCGATCTGAACCGACTGATAGTCGACCTCCAGCTTGCGGTCGATGCCCAAAGCGCGCGCCAGATGGCTCTGGGCAGAGGAAATCCAGACCCGATGATCATCGGTCAGCTGCTTGAGTTCGCGGTTGCGCAACTGGTAGATCCGCGTGTCGCCGACATGGAAAAGATGCGCCGTCGTCGATTTGATGACCATGCCGCTGAACGTGCAGACATAGCCACGATCCTTGTCGTAGCGGTGCTGGCTTTGTTGCGTCTGCGAATGCAACCATGAATTGGTCGCGACCAGCACCCGCTCGCCGGATGTCCTGACCGACCAGGCCTCGGAAGTACAGTAGTAATCCTCAAGAAAACCTGTGACTGCCGACTGGGCGGCCACCTGGCTGACCTGGCTGCTGCTGATCCCATCGGCCAGCGCAATGGCGATGCCCTTGGAACTGAGTTGCGGTTCGTTCGGAATGCAAAGTCCATGGAAATCCTGGTTGCTTTC
The sequence above is drawn from the Dechloromonas sp. TW-R-39-2 genome and encodes:
- a CDS encoding bifunctional protein-serine/threonine kinase/phosphatase, translating into MKLKISAGQYSDKGRKESNQDFHGLCIPNEPQLSSKGIAIALADGISSSQVSQVAAQSAVTGFLEDYYCTSEAWSVRTSGERVLVATNSWLHSQTQQSQHRYDKDRGYVCTFSGMVIKSTTAHLFHVGDTRIYQLRNRELKQLTDDHRVWISSAQSHLARALGIDRKLEVDYQSVQIEQNDLFLLATDGVYEFVTADFIVATLDACAADLDAAAKCIVEEAYRQGSGDNLTVQIVRIEALPSPEANEIYRQIAELPFAPLLEPRAQFDGYQIIREIKGSSRSHIYLAVDGESGQKVVIKTPSIDLQGDPAYLERFLMEEWIARRINSAHVLKPCQQTRKRNYIYVVTEFIEGQTLTQWMIDNPKPDLASVRGILEQAAKGLQAFHRLEMVHQDIRPDNIMIDSTGTVKIIDFGATRVAGVMEIATPIEQINLLGSATYAAPEYFLGENGSSRSDIFSLGVIACQMLSGKLPYGIELAKSRTKAAQRKLVYQSVLNDEKEIPPWVDDAIRKAVEPDPFERYEELSEFIFDLHHPNRDFLNKTRPPLIERNPVIFWKSVSFVLMLALIVLSLVRFK